One segment of Calditrichota bacterium DNA contains the following:
- a CDS encoding lysine--tRNA ligase, whose amino-acid sequence MMELYVAYEDYHFMMELVEQMVSTIAEQVTGSTTVVYQGQRIDLKPPWRRLKMFDALRHYTGKDLYDKTVEELRGIAAELGVEVEHFWDRGKIIDELFSQFVEPHLIQPTFVMDYPIELSPLAKKHRDDPRLVERFEPYIAGQEIGNAFSELNDPIDQSARFQAQMRLREAGLEEAQVMDQDYIRALEYGMPPTAGLGIGVDRLVMLLTDAHSLRDVIFFPHMRPEH is encoded by the coding sequence ATGATGGAGCTCTATGTGGCCTACGAGGACTATCACTTCATGATGGAGCTGGTGGAGCAGATGGTGAGCACCATTGCCGAGCAGGTCACCGGCAGCACCACCGTGGTCTATCAGGGGCAGCGCATCGACCTCAAGCCGCCGTGGCGCCGTCTGAAGATGTTCGACGCCCTGCGCCACTACACCGGCAAGGACCTGTACGACAAGACCGTGGAAGAATTGCGGGGGATCGCCGCCGAGCTGGGGGTGGAGGTGGAACACTTCTGGGATAGGGGCAAAATCATCGATGAGCTGTTCAGTCAGTTTGTGGAACCCCACCTCATCCAGCCGACCTTCGTCATGGACTACCCTATCGAACTGTCCCCGCTGGCCAAGAAGCATCGCGACGATCCCCGGCTGGTGGAGCGCTTTGAGCCCTACATCGCCGGGCAGGAGATTGGCAATGCCTTCTCCGAGTTGAACGACCCCATCGACCAGTCGGCCCGCTTCCAGGCGCAGATGCGTCTGCGCGAGGCAGGGCTGGAGGAAGCGCAGGTCATGGACCAGGACTACATCCGCGCCCTGGAGTACGGCATGCCGCCCACTGCCGGCCTGGGCATTGGCGTCGATCGCCTGGTCATGCTTCTTACTGATGCGCACTCGCTGCGGGATGTGATCTTTTTCCCGCATATGCGACCGGAGCACTGA